One stretch of Corynebacterium callunae DSM 20147 DNA includes these proteins:
- a CDS encoding ATP-grasp domain-containing protein, with protein sequence MRNILLLSAGRRVELIQAFQSAFAEVSPLSKVIAADAQPLAPGLYHADLAIILPKVSANNFRDELVKAIREYEIDLVVPTIDPELPVLSHLREQLEDETGTRIMIAEPWVIDICNDKVLTQQHVTKNGLLAPKIYEDSSLIESSQFPLILKPRAGSSSIGVNIVNSLEELNYLLPATQSPMIQQLVFGDEFTADCFSDFEGKVISIVPRLRIATRGGEILKGRIVKDTDVIEAVRRLLESLPMPGHSTVQCFKTKEGVEFIEVNPRFGGGAPMSIAAGADSCKRLVELLNGGVLEYDESYEDGLTFLRFDQSIVLKDNELIQGKNLD encoded by the coding sequence ATGAGAAATATTCTACTTTTAAGTGCAGGACGAAGAGTTGAACTAATCCAAGCTTTCCAAAGTGCTTTCGCAGAAGTTTCTCCATTATCGAAAGTAATAGCTGCCGATGCCCAGCCCCTTGCACCAGGGCTATACCATGCGGACCTAGCAATCATTTTGCCAAAAGTTTCGGCAAACAATTTTAGAGATGAACTTGTAAAAGCAATTCGGGAATATGAAATTGACTTGGTTGTGCCGACTATCGATCCTGAACTTCCCGTGCTGTCTCATCTTCGTGAACAACTGGAAGATGAGACAGGAACTAGAATTATGATTGCAGAACCATGGGTCATTGATATTTGTAATGATAAGGTTTTGACTCAGCAGCATGTTACAAAGAATGGACTCCTGGCCCCCAAAATTTATGAGGATTCTTCGTTAATTGAATCTAGCCAATTTCCACTAATTTTGAAGCCACGAGCTGGTAGTTCAAGTATTGGAGTGAATATTGTTAATTCACTTGAAGAACTTAACTATTTACTTCCTGCTACGCAGAGCCCAATGATTCAGCAATTGGTTTTCGGCGATGAATTTACTGCGGACTGCTTTAGCGATTTCGAAGGCAAAGTCATCAGTATCGTTCCTAGATTGAGAATTGCGACCCGTGGTGGAGAGATTCTAAAAGGGCGAATCGTAAAGGATACGGATGTAATCGAAGCCGTCCGACGACTTCTGGAGTCACTCCCGATGCCGGGCCATAGCACTGTTCAGTGCTTTAAGACTAAAGAGGGCGTGGAATTTATCGAGGTCAATCCAAGGTTTGGTGGAGGGGCTCCAATGAGTATTGCTGCAGGTGCGGATAGTTGTAAACGATTAGTAGAACTGTTAAATGGTGGCGTACTTGAATATGACGAATCTTACGAGGATGGATTGACTTTCCTAAGATTCGATCAGTCTATTGTTTTGAAAGATAATGAACTGATCCAGGGTAAAAATCTTGATTAA
- a CDS encoding HAD family hydrolase, which produces MIKAVIFDLDDTLLSENSYQESANKAVLEFLASTNNIPIEVIKNYSLLASRAPRSQYFQQLLSLLGISPNEDNVVDLISVHRGHLPNISWYPDVIETLNSLRSLGSKLGIITDGYSVAQHQKLNALGAREHFDEIVVSDDLGREFWKPHSKPYVVIAEKLGIEPSEMIYVGDNPEKDFYVSSTLGVTTVRIRRDGSLKADRSYKDGIIEDYSVDSLNLVTPLYEELNSKDAGSLG; this is translated from the coding sequence TTGATTAAGGCAGTTATTTTTGACCTTGACGATACTCTCTTATCTGAAAACTCGTATCAAGAAAGTGCAAATAAGGCTGTATTGGAATTTCTGGCAAGCACTAACAATATTCCAATAGAAGTGATTAAGAATTATTCCCTCCTTGCATCCCGTGCTCCGCGGTCTCAGTATTTTCAACAGTTACTCTCACTGTTAGGAATAAGTCCTAATGAAGATAATGTTGTGGATCTAATTTCAGTCCATCGGGGGCACCTGCCAAATATCTCATGGTATCCAGACGTCATAGAAACCTTGAACTCTTTACGGAGCTTGGGCTCGAAGCTAGGTATTATCACGGATGGTTACTCAGTTGCACAACATCAAAAGCTAAATGCATTGGGAGCGCGCGAACATTTTGATGAAATTGTAGTTAGTGATGATTTAGGCAGAGAGTTTTGGAAACCGCATTCAAAGCCTTATGTCGTAATTGCTGAAAAGTTAGGGATCGAACCCAGTGAAATGATTTATGTCGGTGATAATCCGGAAAAGGATTTTTACGTTTCGAGCACACTGGGCGTTACAACTGTTCGTATAAGAAGAGATGGTTCTCTCAAAGCTGACAGATCCTATAAAGACGGCATAATTGAGGATTATTCGGTCGATTCTTTAAATTTGGTCACGCCACTTTACGAGGAATTGAATAGTAAAGATGCAGGTAGCTTGGGCTAA
- a CDS encoding alpha/beta hydrolase, which translates to MKLLRSLAAPAVALGIALSTIALPTAAGAAEVTPAAVAGDTALSTITEGAKYTDQAAPKWRAYVNAANNDRVKEMWAYSPSMDRDVPLVVITADESAGPRPIVYLLNGGDGGEGAANWVMQTDVIDFYLEKNVNVVIPMEGKFSYYTDWVEENASLGGKQMWETFLVKELPGPLESKLNTDGQRAIAGMSMSATSSLLLPEHFPGFYDAAASFSGCAATSSPLPWEYLKVTLQRGNATPEQMWGPRGGSYNLYNDALINSDQLRGTELYVSNATGLAGEWESVNSPRFEGLTDQVQSVAMGETIITGGVIEAATNMCTHDLKAKLDSAGIAADWNLRPTGTHSWGWWQDDLRGSWTTFARAFELEA; encoded by the coding sequence ATGAAGCTTCTTCGCAGTCTTGCAGCACCAGCGGTCGCGCTGGGCATTGCTCTTTCCACCATTGCCTTGCCTACCGCGGCAGGCGCTGCAGAGGTAACCCCAGCGGCAGTCGCTGGTGATACAGCTCTATCAACTATCACCGAAGGCGCAAAGTACACCGACCAGGCAGCACCCAAGTGGCGTGCTTATGTCAATGCAGCCAACAATGACCGCGTCAAGGAAATGTGGGCTTACTCCCCTTCCATGGATCGCGATGTCCCATTAGTAGTTATTACTGCCGACGAATCTGCTGGCCCTCGCCCAATCGTTTACCTTCTTAACGGTGGCGATGGCGGCGAAGGTGCTGCTAACTGGGTTATGCAGACCGACGTTATCGATTTCTACCTTGAGAAGAACGTCAACGTTGTCATCCCCATGGAAGGCAAGTTCTCCTACTACACCGACTGGGTAGAAGAGAATGCTTCCCTCGGTGGCAAGCAGATGTGGGAAACCTTCCTCGTTAAGGAACTTCCAGGACCATTGGAGTCCAAGCTCAACACTGACGGTCAGCGTGCAATTGCCGGCATGTCAATGTCGGCAACCTCTTCCCTGCTTCTACCTGAGCACTTCCCCGGCTTCTACGATGCAGCTGCTTCTTTCTCCGGGTGTGCTGCAACCTCCAGCCCACTGCCTTGGGAATACCTGAAGGTTACCTTGCAGCGTGGCAATGCAACCCCAGAGCAGATGTGGGGACCTCGCGGTGGCTCATATAACCTCTACAACGATGCATTGATCAATTCCGACCAGTTGCGGGGCACTGAGCTTTATGTTTCTAACGCAACCGGCCTTGCCGGTGAGTGGGAGTCTGTCAACAGTCCTCGTTTTGAAGGTCTGACCGATCAGGTTCAGTCTGTAGCTATGGGTGAAACCATCATCACTGGTGGTGTTATCGAGGCTGCAACCAACATGTGCACCCACGATCTCAAGGCAAAGCTTGATTCCGCTGGCATCGCTGCCGATTGGAACCTTCGTCCAACCGGAACCCACTCATGGGGTTGGTGGCAAGATGACCTTCGCGGTTCCTGGACCACCTTCGCTCGTGCATTTGAGTTAGAGGCCTAG